From one Mucilaginibacter inviolabilis genomic stretch:
- a CDS encoding helix-turn-helix domain-containing protein, giving the protein MSAFIHLQTITDLFKFFRLTQPIRHPLVAVVDFNRVSELVNEETRLSTDFYYLLFKNYNRNNLKYGRKVVDFQDGSLICMAPNQVIELDNDIEVSENMMGWGLFFHPDLIRATSLNEKMKDYSFFSYEMSEALHLSEKEKQILYDCVQKVEAELQENIDVHSEAIIVSTIELLLNYCFRFYGRQFITRKNSNNSVVVQVEKILSEYFERDDINNKGLPTVKYLAEQVYLSPGYLSDLLKKETGKNAQDHIHFYLIEKAKSILLSTNKSVGEIAYSLGFEYPQYFNKLFKQKTGRTPIEFRSMN; this is encoded by the coding sequence ATGAGCGCTTTTATCCACCTGCAAACCATCACAGATCTGTTTAAATTTTTTAGGTTAACTCAACCTATCCGGCATCCCCTGGTTGCTGTGGTAGATTTTAACAGGGTAAGTGAGCTGGTTAATGAGGAAACAAGGCTTTCTACAGACTTCTATTACCTTTTATTTAAAAACTATAACAGGAACAACTTAAAGTATGGCCGTAAAGTTGTTGACTTTCAGGACGGAAGCCTGATTTGCATGGCCCCCAACCAGGTTATTGAATTGGATAATGATATCGAAGTTTCTGAAAATATGATGGGTTGGGGGCTGTTTTTTCACCCGGATCTAATCAGAGCTACCTCGCTAAATGAGAAAATGAAAGACTACAGTTTTTTTTCTTATGAGATGTCTGAGGCGCTTCATTTGTCTGAAAAAGAAAAGCAGATCTTATATGATTGTGTACAGAAAGTTGAAGCTGAGTTACAGGAAAATATAGATGTACACAGCGAGGCTATCATCGTTTCTACCATTGAATTGCTTTTAAACTATTGCTTCCGGTTTTATGGGCGACAATTTATTACCAGGAAAAATTCTAATAACTCGGTAGTGGTTCAGGTAGAAAAAATTCTGAGTGAATATTTTGAGAGAGACGATATTAATAACAAAGGCTTACCTACTGTAAAATATCTGGCAGAGCAGGTTTATTTATCACCTGGCTATTTGAGCGACCTGCTCAAAAAAGAAACTGGCAAAAATGCCCAGGATCACATACACTTTTATTTAATTGAAAAAGCCAAAAGCATTTTATTAAGCACTAATAAATCTGTTGGCGAAATAGCCTATTCTTTAGGATTTGAATACCCACAGTACTTTAATAAACTTTTCAAGCAAAAAACCGGAAGAACTCCCATTGAGTTCAGGAGTATGAATTAA
- a CDS encoding RNA polymerase sigma factor — MQNRSIDKERVLLLQVAAGDQKSFTILFEHYSKTVYPFALKLTRSEELAEEILQDIFLKIWINRQNLPEIENFGAYVNRMTRNYAYNVLRRIAHENLIAFELSKQMTEEVNNTEDAVIYHDLEHSLNQAINHLTPQQKLIYTMCHQEGLKYSEVAGRLNISSSTVHTHMKLALKFIRTYFVQINTLILFYLLFK; from the coding sequence TTGCAAAATAGATCAATAGATAAAGAGCGAGTGCTTTTGCTCCAGGTAGCTGCCGGCGATCAAAAGTCATTCACTATACTTTTTGAGCATTATTCAAAAACAGTTTACCCTTTTGCTTTAAAACTCACCCGGTCTGAAGAGCTGGCCGAAGAAATTTTGCAGGACATTTTTCTGAAAATCTGGATCAATCGCCAAAATTTGCCGGAGATTGAAAATTTTGGCGCCTATGTAAACCGCATGACCCGAAATTACGCCTATAATGTATTAAGGCGAATTGCCCATGAAAACCTGATCGCTTTTGAGCTAAGCAAACAAATGACAGAAGAGGTAAATAATACCGAAGATGCGGTTATTTACCATGACCTGGAACATTCGCTTAACCAGGCTATCAACCACCTTACACCACAGCAAAAATTGATTTATACCATGTGCCACCAGGAAGGGTTGAAATACAGCGAAGTAGCCGGCAGGTTAAATATCTCGTCGTCAACCGTTCATACACACATGAAACTGGCCCTCAAATTTATCCGGACTTATTTTGTTCAGATCAATACACTTATCCTGTTTTATCTGCTTTTTAAATAG
- a CDS encoding DUF2252 domain-containing protein: MDTIIERIKKFNAPLLPDKVQLKYKAMAESPFRFFRGTCHLFYEDLCKVKDFPVSPQVWVCGDLHLENFGSFKGNNRQVYFDLNDFDESMLAPSNWEVARVLTSIYVAFDTLKLTKAEADKMVKLFVKKYTEVLQSGKAYYIDPRTADGIVSDFLSKVKKRKEKDIIKKIATPVHKQLRIKIDNQTHFDIPKLLKTELMQHLGSLLEKTTSWPNNYEVKDAAFRVAGTGSIGLKRYMFLLQNTKIKGDFLLLELKEGTKSSLAPYNPIRQPKWATDAERMITTKYRMQNISPALLSTTVFKGDTYVLQEMQPFADKINLDLLAENLKDMQCVLLDMATLTASAQLRSCGIQGSAINDALTAFAHENDWQKPLIAYTKSYANQVKNDYKQYMAGYKTIKTK, from the coding sequence ATGGATACTATTATTGAAAGAATTAAAAAATTTAATGCCCCTCTGCTGCCCGACAAGGTTCAACTAAAATATAAAGCGATGGCTGAAAGCCCTTTCCGCTTTTTCCGGGGTACCTGTCACCTGTTTTATGAGGACCTGTGTAAAGTGAAAGATTTTCCGGTTTCGCCCCAGGTATGGGTTTGCGGTGACCTGCACCTGGAAAATTTCGGTAGTTTTAAAGGGAACAACCGTCAGGTTTATTTTGATCTGAATGATTTTGACGAATCGATGCTGGCTCCTTCAAACTGGGAGGTAGCCCGGGTGCTCACCAGCATTTATGTAGCTTTTGATACCCTGAAACTAACCAAAGCCGAAGCCGACAAAATGGTTAAGCTTTTTGTGAAGAAATATACCGAGGTTTTGCAATCGGGTAAAGCTTATTATATCGATCCCCGAACTGCCGATGGCATCGTAAGCGATTTTTTAAGCAAGGTTAAAAAAAGAAAGGAAAAGGACATCATCAAAAAAATTGCCACCCCGGTTCATAAACAACTGCGCATCAAAATAGACAACCAAACTCATTTTGATATCCCGAAGCTCCTAAAAACCGAACTGATGCAACACCTGGGCAGCCTGCTCGAAAAAACTACCTCCTGGCCTAATAATTACGAGGTTAAAGATGCTGCTTTTAGGGTGGCCGGTACCGGGAGTATCGGGCTAAAACGCTATATGTTTTTATTGCAGAACACTAAAATCAAAGGCGATTTTTTGTTACTGGAACTTAAAGAGGGTACTAAATCATCGCTTGCTCCTTACAATCCAATCCGCCAACCTAAATGGGCCACAGATGCCGAGCGGATGATCACCACCAAATACCGGATGCAGAATATATCCCCTGCATTGCTGAGTACCACGGTATTTAAAGGCGACACTTATGTATTACAGGAAATGCAGCCATTTGCCGACAAAATCAATCTGGATCTTTTAGCCGAAAATCTTAAGGATATGCAATGTGTATTATTGGATATGGCCACTTTAACCGCCTCGGCACAGTTACGGAGTTGCGGCATACAGGGCTCGGCTATTAATGATGCATTAACCGCTTTTGCCCATGAAAATGATTGGCAAAAACCACTTATCGCTTATACAAAAAGCTATGCCAACCAGGTTAAAAATGATTACAAACAGTATATGGCTGGCTATAAAACCATCAAAACCAAATGA
- a CDS encoding MgtC/SapB family protein, which translates to MLLSSVINTAHTISGDEILKITLSVICGSILGFEREIRGKSAGFRTLALICFGSTVFTICSYLLGVEANRDRIAANIITGVGFLGAGVIFRNNISVSGITTAASIWIAAAIGMLIGIGEYVLAGLSLVLSLFILYALDFIQFRIDFRFQHRDYKITFKDKYPSGAIQQQVESLNLQVTNSKVLRSGEQVILEVLISGKGKQLELFNDWLLDQSIVQSFEW; encoded by the coding sequence ATGTTACTTAGTTCAGTTATCAATACCGCCCATACTATTAGTGGCGATGAAATATTAAAAATAACTTTATCGGTTATATGCGGCAGTATCCTGGGCTTTGAGCGGGAGATACGCGGTAAGTCGGCAGGATTCCGTACGCTGGCGCTCATTTGTTTTGGATCAACTGTATTCACCATTTGCTCCTACCTTCTGGGTGTCGAAGCTAATCGCGATCGTATAGCGGCCAACATTATTACCGGTGTAGGTTTTTTAGGGGCAGGGGTTATATTCCGCAACAATATAAGTGTTTCGGGCATCACTACCGCAGCCTCCATCTGGATAGCCGCCGCTATAGGCATGCTGATAGGTATTGGCGAATATGTACTGGCGGGCTTGTCGCTGGTACTATCCTTGTTTATACTTTACGCCCTTGATTTTATCCAGTTCCGGATAGATTTTCGCTTTCAGCATCGCGATTATAAAATTACGTTTAAGGATAAATACCCTTCGGGAGCTATTCAACAACAAGTAGAAAGTTTAAACCTGCAGGTTACCAACTCCAAAGTATTACGCTCCGGCGAGCAGGTGATCCTGGAAGTATTGATCTCCGGCAAAGGGAAACAACTGGAATTGTTTAATGACTGGCTGCTGGACCAGAGCATTGTACAATCCTTTGAATGGTGA
- a CDS encoding cell division protein ZapB: MKLFNLILFAGLLTGYSSYAQNTFPATGNVGIGTTTPANPLDVKVNTNTTAGINLTNSSVGSAARTRLTFFNDANYALINLNSTTYSTDPNSLLIHAPLTGGGSLIFGTAATERMRITANGNIGIGTNAPQSLLHVSGTGTFVNQTSQFDPRSLIIQSNNGGRGLVTGAQLEFVLPANTDGTNPWGQARIIAVAGNSNTGDATGKMVLGTRRMMNKVGSGSTWYYGDDIIIDGGGNVGIGTTTPSASLTVVNSTPLIQLFDKESNPADGSSEGKIAFGSAGGAEWASIEASRLTGSADDVTALKFKTSWATGAGGDGTNIERMRISFNGNVGIGTISPQNKLDVNGTIHSKAVNIDLNGWNDYVFKKDYQLRSLSEVKAYIDQNQHLPEIPSEREMIKNGLDVGEMNKLQMKKIEELTLYLIEKDTEINEQKATNNKLQEQINQLNKKLELLINKIK; the protein is encoded by the coding sequence ATGAAGCTTTTTAACTTAATCTTATTTGCCGGCTTATTAACCGGATATAGCAGCTATGCTCAAAACACATTTCCGGCTACAGGCAATGTCGGTATCGGAACAACTACACCAGCCAATCCGCTGGATGTAAAAGTTAATACAAACACAACCGCAGGTATAAATTTAACCAATAGTAGTGTAGGTTCGGCTGCCCGTACCCGCCTTACTTTTTTTAATGATGCAAATTATGCCTTAATAAACCTTAACTCAACCACATATTCAACGGATCCGAACTCGCTGTTGATTCATGCCCCGCTTACTGGGGGTGGCTCATTGATATTTGGAACAGCTGCTACGGAGCGTATGAGAATTACTGCCAATGGAAATATTGGAATTGGTACTAATGCACCACAGTCGTTACTGCATGTTTCCGGAACAGGTACTTTCGTTAACCAAACCTCGCAGTTCGATCCAAGATCATTGATCATACAGTCCAATAATGGAGGTCGGGGCCTTGTAACCGGTGCACAATTGGAATTTGTTCTTCCTGCAAATACTGATGGTACTAATCCATGGGGACAGGCCCGGATTATTGCAGTAGCTGGCAATAGTAATACAGGCGACGCTACCGGTAAAATGGTTTTGGGCACCCGTAGAATGATGAATAAGGTTGGATCGGGTTCTACCTGGTATTACGGTGATGACATCATTATTGATGGAGGAGGCAATGTAGGTATTGGAACAACAACGCCGTCAGCCTCACTAACGGTTGTTAATAGTACGCCACTGATTCAGCTTTTTGATAAAGAAAGTAACCCGGCCGATGGAAGTAGTGAAGGGAAAATTGCATTTGGTTCAGCAGGAGGGGCCGAATGGGCCTCAATTGAGGCATCCCGGTTAACTGGTTCAGCAGATGATGTGACTGCTTTGAAATTCAAGACCAGTTGGGCTACAGGGGCAGGTGGAGACGGTACAAATATAGAAAGAATGCGTATCAGCTTTAATGGTAATGTAGGAATAGGAACTATTAGTCCGCAAAACAAACTCGATGTAAATGGTACAATTCATTCCAAAGCGGTCAACATCGATTTGAATGGCTGGAATGATTACGTTTTCAAAAAAGATTACCAGTTAAGATCATTAAGTGAAGTAAAAGCCTATATCGACCAAAACCAGCATTTGCCAGAAATTCCGTCGGAACGGGAAATGATCAAAAACGGATTAGATGTGGGCGAGATGAATAAACTGCAGATGAAAAAAATCGAAGAGCTGACTTTATATCTAATAGAGAAAGACACAGAGATAAACGAACAAAAAGCCACCAATAACAAATTACAGGAGCAAATTAATCAGCTAAATAAAAAGCTCGAACTCCTGATCAATAAAATCAAATAA
- a CDS encoding TMF family protein, protein MKKSIFLTLVGLTAIHFANAQTKTVTVDANDVLNSNSKLVINTGVGQSFFTGHQIGTGYVFSSAGIFRAITDNPNGGANYYYDGVTNGVVNFSVKANGQGYFAGNVGIGTTTPTSMLSLLGGGINLGSNQGQYTLAAVDNSSTSPLPIGSNIYGLFSGDLMLRSYWGVSIDLNDGSQGDNTSATYTRIPSSSSFTINSRTSPTAFSTLFAVRNNGNVLIGKTTQTNTAYKLDVAGGIRANQVVVNTNGADFVFDRSYHLPALSSVKDYIAQNHHLPEIEPASQMQKEGLNVGDNQIKLLQKIEELTLYLIDEHKKNKDQQVQIDQLKKEIQLLNKKLK, encoded by the coding sequence ATGAAAAAAAGTATATTTCTAACGCTGGTTGGTTTAACCGCTATACATTTTGCAAACGCTCAAACCAAGACGGTTACCGTTGATGCCAATGATGTATTAAATAGTAATAGCAAGTTAGTGATTAACACAGGGGTGGGGCAATCTTTTTTTACAGGGCATCAGATTGGTACTGGATATGTGTTCTCAAGCGCTGGTATTTTCAGAGCAATAACAGATAATCCGAATGGCGGCGCAAATTATTATTATGATGGCGTTACCAATGGCGTCGTGAATTTTAGTGTAAAAGCTAATGGTCAGGGTTATTTTGCCGGAAATGTTGGTATTGGTACCACGACCCCAACCTCAATGCTTAGCCTCTTGGGCGGAGGGATTAATTTAGGATCAAACCAGGGGCAATACACGCTTGCTGCGGTTGATAATTCGTCTACATCTCCATTACCGATCGGAAGCAATATATATGGTTTGTTTTCGGGAGATCTGATGCTCAGATCATATTGGGGTGTTTCAATCGACTTGAATGACGGATCGCAGGGAGATAATACTAGTGCTACCTATACACGTATACCCTCCTCCTCATCTTTTACCATTAACTCCCGAACAAGCCCCACGGCATTTTCAACTTTATTTGCGGTGAGAAATAATGGAAATGTGTTGATTGGTAAAACCACTCAAACTAATACCGCTTATAAATTGGATGTAGCAGGAGGTATCAGGGCTAATCAAGTAGTAGTTAATACCAACGGAGCCGATTTTGTTTTTGATCGTTCATACCATTTACCTGCACTTTCAAGTGTGAAAGACTATATCGCACAGAATCATCATTTGCCGGAAATTGAGCCGGCCAGCCAGATGCAAAAAGAAGGACTTAACGTAGGTGATAACCAAATTAAGCTATTACAAAAAATTGAAGAATTAACCTTGTACCTAATTGATGAGCATAAAAAGAATAAAGATCAACAAGTGCAAATTGATCAGTTAAAGAAGGAAATACAATTGCTGAACAAAAAGTTAAAATAG
- a CDS encoding Pls/PosA family non-ribosomal peptide synthetase, giving the protein MATVCITNLQAKTIIGLTMMMIAKSLLKGTERPDFIKHETIADIFRTSASQYAHNTALIFGDRQLNYAQLDSWSNYIAAFIAAQGIGRGHSIGVWQSRGLALQAVILGIVKSGAAYVPLDREMPEERLQIVLQEIDAAACFSDAQPALNCPVFAVPEFKEVYEDYVLPAGPDADDRAYVLYTSGSTGKPKGIPILHKHICHLIRSEQSVLGITPQDKVYQGFSVSFDMWCEETWISLFAGASLWIADATTAKSIDELSELLRQQKITILHAVPSLLAVMDDDIPTLRLINAGGEACTPAVLNRWSKPGKNIFYNSYGPTETTVTTTMAPLRPGDAITIGGPLPNYDLAVIDDKFNLLPTGQQGELIISGPGVSEGYVNRPELTREKFLDKPATLMELAGDRIYLSGDAVVMQPDGRIDFHGRLDDQVKLRGYRIELGEIESRLNQLEEVATAAVALKKDATGQDQLVGYVTLKPGQTFDQQHSRNRLSEVLPPYMVPLVVVQMDQFPRLPSGKIDRKSLPVPEALQNVPEQQEIHINADDPLAVKVMAGLNHLFPGRDITPESDFFTDLGGHSLLAATFSSWLRKEAGIQHASLKDIYTNRPVKNLINTWELAEKKAKEKKTVNKEIFHKIPPLRYFLCGLAQAISLLFIYGLFAIQIFVPYLGYYYVVIKTETGQGNTGIGLIVALLLYCLVPPFLSLMGIAAKWLLLGRVKEGEHPLWGSYYFRYWLVNRLTQLAPAQFMNGTPLYPLYLRMLGTRVAKDAQISAITIGANDLLEIGSDVSLSTGVVLDNVSVENGLIKFSKISIGAHAYIGSGAVLSGNTIVEEWGELQDLSHLQSGQTIKAYEVWKGSPAEKVHQMQPEELPQPLKSPFLKIKTYGFLYTLLLIAFPAVVLVPLLPIIKILNYMDLQTPDYDFSYFIHVPALTLLYILLYAFETVLLSRLLLWGIKPGTYPVFSRTYVRKWLSDQLISVALIVLHPIYATVFVSFFFRMLGSKIGKNTEISTASNVTHTMLEIGNGSFIADAVTLGEEDIRAQRLILKKTIIGNSSFVGNSALIPQGYELGDNMLIGVLSVPPTVEQLQDSPLGDWFGSPAIGLPRRQDSGTYPASLTTTPSWSRKLARGLIETIRILLPETVIICCSVLFIAYCHDLIKERTVSQILQQLPKIPFYYLIYMGLPAFVIPLALKWTAIGMFKKEQNPMWTHRVWRSEAITTTYEALAVPFMLEFLKGTPFLPWALRLFGVKIGKRVWLNTTDITEYDMVSIGDDTALNEDCGPQTHLFEDRVMKVGTVKIGARCSIGARSIILYDSEIGDDVKLEPLSLVMKGETLAAETEWTGSPIKALG; this is encoded by the coding sequence TTGGCAACTGTTTGCATTACCAATTTGCAGGCAAAAACTATTATAGGCCTAACCATGATGATGATAGCCAAGAGCTTACTAAAAGGTACTGAAAGACCTGACTTTATTAAACACGAAACCATTGCCGACATTTTCAGAACGTCGGCATCTCAATATGCCCATAATACCGCGCTCATTTTTGGCGACAGGCAACTGAATTATGCCCAGCTTGATTCCTGGAGCAATTATATCGCCGCTTTTATTGCTGCACAAGGCATCGGCAGAGGTCATTCTATAGGGGTATGGCAATCACGCGGGCTCGCGTTGCAGGCCGTTATCCTGGGTATTGTAAAATCGGGTGCTGCCTACGTTCCGCTGGATAGGGAAATGCCCGAAGAACGGTTGCAGATCGTACTACAGGAAATTGATGCCGCCGCTTGTTTCAGTGATGCTCAACCGGCGCTCAACTGCCCGGTTTTCGCCGTTCCGGAATTTAAGGAAGTGTATGAAGATTATGTTTTGCCTGCCGGCCCCGATGCGGATGATCGGGCTTACGTGCTATACACATCAGGCAGTACGGGTAAACCAAAAGGTATTCCTATCCTGCATAAGCATATCTGCCACCTCATTCGCTCAGAGCAAAGCGTACTCGGCATCACCCCGCAGGATAAAGTGTACCAGGGTTTCTCGGTGTCCTTTGATATGTGGTGCGAAGAAACCTGGATAAGCCTGTTTGCCGGCGCATCCTTGTGGATAGCCGATGCCACTACGGCAAAATCTATTGATGAGTTAAGCGAACTTTTAAGGCAGCAAAAAATTACTATACTACACGCCGTACCCAGCTTGCTGGCCGTTATGGATGATGATATACCCACGCTGCGCCTCATTAACGCCGGCGGAGAAGCCTGTACGCCGGCTGTTTTAAACCGCTGGAGCAAGCCCGGTAAAAACATATTTTACAATAGCTACGGACCTACCGAAACAACGGTAACTACCACGATGGCCCCATTAAGGCCCGGTGACGCTATCACCATTGGCGGGCCGCTGCCTAACTATGACCTGGCTGTAATTGATGATAAATTTAACCTGCTGCCGACAGGACAGCAAGGCGAGCTCATTATCTCGGGACCCGGCGTGAGCGAGGGCTATGTGAACCGGCCTGAGCTTACCCGCGAAAAATTTCTGGATAAGCCCGCAACCCTCATGGAACTGGCCGGGGACCGTATTTACCTGAGCGGTGATGCCGTAGTGATGCAACCCGATGGCCGGATTGATTTTCATGGCAGGCTGGACGACCAGGTGAAGCTTCGCGGTTACCGTATAGAGCTGGGTGAAATTGAATCGAGACTGAATCAGCTCGAAGAAGTAGCCACAGCTGCTGTTGCTTTGAAAAAAGACGCCACAGGGCAGGATCAGCTGGTGGGTTATGTTACCCTGAAACCAGGACAAACATTTGATCAGCAGCATAGCCGTAACCGCCTTTCGGAGGTTTTACCCCCATATATGGTACCCCTGGTGGTTGTGCAGATGGATCAGTTCCCCCGGCTGCCAAGCGGCAAAATCGACCGTAAATCGCTCCCGGTACCCGAGGCTTTACAAAATGTGCCGGAGCAGCAGGAAATTCATATTAACGCTGATGATCCGCTGGCGGTAAAAGTAATGGCCGGACTTAATCACTTGTTCCCCGGTAGGGATATCACTCCCGAATCGGACTTTTTTACAGATCTGGGCGGCCATTCCTTATTGGCGGCTACATTTTCATCATGGTTACGCAAAGAAGCCGGTATTCAGCATGCATCGTTAAAAGATATTTATACCAATCGCCCGGTTAAAAACCTCATCAACACCTGGGAGCTTGCCGAAAAAAAGGCTAAGGAAAAGAAAACCGTAAACAAGGAGATTTTTCATAAAATTCCGCCTTTGCGTTATTTCCTGTGCGGTTTGGCGCAAGCTATTTCCCTGTTGTTTATATACGGATTGTTCGCTATTCAAATATTTGTACCCTACCTCGGCTACTATTATGTGGTAATCAAAACAGAAACCGGGCAGGGTAATACAGGTATTGGTCTTATTGTAGCCTTGCTGCTTTATTGTCTGGTACCACCCTTTTTATCGCTCATGGGTATAGCGGCTAAATGGCTGCTGCTGGGCAGGGTTAAAGAAGGCGAACACCCTTTATGGGGCTCTTATTATTTTCGTTATTGGCTGGTGAACAGGTTAACACAACTGGCCCCGGCCCAGTTTATGAACGGCACACCACTTTATCCCCTATACTTACGTATGCTGGGTACCCGTGTGGCTAAAGACGCGCAAATAAGCGCTATTACTATTGGTGCCAACGACCTGCTGGAAATTGGCAGCGACGTGAGCCTGAGTACGGGTGTGGTGTTGGACAACGTATCGGTGGAGAATGGTCTGATCAAATTCAGCAAGATTAGCATAGGTGCTCACGCTTATATAGGCAGCGGCGCCGTACTATCGGGCAACACGATTGTGGAAGAGTGGGGCGAACTGCAGGATCTGAGTCATTTGCAAAGCGGCCAAACCATCAAAGCCTATGAGGTATGGAAAGGCAGCCCGGCAGAAAAAGTGCATCAAATGCAGCCTGAAGAACTACCGCAGCCGCTTAAATCACCTTTCCTCAAAATCAAAACTTATGGCTTTCTGTATACCCTGCTGCTCATTGCGTTCCCGGCGGTGGTTTTGGTGCCTTTGCTTCCCATTATCAAAATACTGAATTACATGGATTTGCAAACGCCGGATTATGATTTCAGCTATTTTATCCATGTACCGGCGCTTACGCTTTTATATATTTTATTGTACGCGTTTGAAACGGTATTGCTATCGCGACTGCTTTTGTGGGGTATTAAACCAGGCACCTACCCTGTTTTTAGTCGTACCTATGTGCGCAAATGGCTGTCCGATCAATTGATATCTGTCGCGCTGATTGTGTTACATCCAATATATGCCACCGTATTTGTATCATTTTTCTTCAGGATGCTGGGTTCAAAAATTGGTAAAAATACCGAGATCTCTACCGCCAGTAACGTAACCCATACCATGTTAGAGATTGGCAACGGATCATTTATTGCGGATGCCGTTACGCTGGGCGAAGAGGATATTCGTGCGCAGCGGTTGATATTGAAAAAAACAATCATCGGTAACAGCAGTTTTGTGGGCAACAGCGCATTGATTCCCCAGGGATATGAATTGGGCGACAATATGCTGATTGGTGTGCTGTCGGTACCACCAACCGTGGAGCAGCTACAGGATAGTCCGCTTGGCGACTGGTTTGGTTCTCCAGCTATAGGATTGCCCCGCCGTCAGGATAGCGGTACTTATCCGGCATCGCTTACCACTACCCCATCCTGGTCACGGAAACTGGCGCGTGGCCTGATTGAAACTATCCGCATCCTGCTGCCCGAAACTGTGATCATCTGCTGCAGCGTGCTATTCATCGCTTACTGCCATGACCTGATCAAAGAACGGACGGTTTCACAGATCCTTCAACAGCTACCCAAAATTCCATTTTATTACCTTATTTATATGGGGCTGCCAGCTTTTGTAATTCCTTTAGCTTTAAAATGGACCGCGATAGGAATGTTTAAAAAAGAGCAAAACCCCATGTGGACGCACCGGGTTTGGAGAAGCGAAGCTATCACCACTACCTACGAGGCCCTGGCAGTGCCCTTTATGCTGGAATTTTTAAAAGGGACACCATTTTTACCCTGGGCTCTGCGCTTGTTTGGCGTGAAGATTGGCAAACGGGTATGGCTCAACACTACTGATATTACCGAGTACGATATGGTTTCTATTGGCGATGATACCGCTTTAAATGAAGATTGCGGTCCGCAGACCCACTTATTTGAAGACCGGGTGATGAAGGTAGGAACCGTAAAAATAGGCGCCCGTTGTAGCATCGGCGCCCGCAGCATTATTTTGTACGACAGCGAAATTGGCGACGATGTAAAACTGGAACCCTTATCCCTGGTAATGAAAGGCGAAACCCTGGCCGCCGAAACCGAATGGACAGGCAGCCCGATAAAAGCGCTGGGGTAA
- a CDS encoding winged helix-turn-helix transcriptional regulator translates to MDNIRKNKDFNPYNCPVTHCMNKIGGKWKILIIYAVSKNCDRFSKLKRAIPVISKQMLVNQLRELEEDGLLERTVYAEVPPRVEYKLTSQGLSLMPVIGVLQDWGLKDLQTATADS, encoded by the coding sequence ATGGATAATATCAGAAAAAACAAAGATTTTAACCCCTATAATTGCCCGGTTACCCATTGTATGAACAAAATTGGCGGTAAGTGGAAAATACTGATCATCTATGCGGTAAGCAAAAATTGCGATCGCTTTAGCAAATTGAAGAGAGCTATTCCGGTTATCAGCAAACAAATGCTGGTAAACCAACTTCGGGAACTGGAAGAAGATGGCCTGCTGGAACGAACCGTTTATGCGGAGGTACCGCCACGGGTAGAGTATAAACTCACTAGCCAGGGCCTGTCACTGATGCCGGTGATTGGTGTACTGCAGGATTGGGGACTAAAGGATTTACAGACAGCAACAGCAGATAGTTGA